One window of Hylemonella gracilis genomic DNA carries:
- a CDS encoding ATP-binding cassette domain-containing protein gives MNTFVPKSALPQGEAQSERVARGVRLEAHRLGKRYGEREVLRQLQLRIEPGEFVAIVGRSGCGKSTLLRLVAGLEARDGGELRLDGQAIQGLNDNTRIMFQDARLLPWKRVLDNVALGLLQGERGRAAEVLAQVGLGERLGDWPARLSGGQRQRVALARALVHNPRLLLLDEPLGALDALTRIEMHALIEGLWLRNGFTALLVTHDVQEAVALADRVILIEDGRIALDERVPLPRPRERGAAAFAALENRILTRVLQQTDKTAAHETDPPGWPGGTGGIPGGIPATGLRWAI, from the coding sequence ATGAATACCTTCGTCCCGAAGTCCGCCTTGCCGCAAGGTGAGGCACAGTCCGAACGCGTGGCCAGGGGCGTGCGGCTCGAGGCGCATCGCCTGGGCAAGCGGTATGGCGAGCGCGAGGTGCTGCGCCAATTGCAACTGCGCATCGAGCCCGGCGAGTTCGTCGCGATCGTGGGGCGCAGCGGCTGCGGCAAGAGCACGCTGTTGCGCCTGGTCGCGGGGCTGGAAGCGCGCGATGGGGGCGAGCTGCGCCTGGATGGCCAGGCCATCCAGGGTCTGAACGACAACACCCGCATCATGTTCCAGGACGCGCGCCTGCTGCCCTGGAAGCGTGTGCTGGACAACGTGGCCCTGGGCTTGCTCCAGGGCGAGCGGGGCCGCGCCGCTGAGGTGCTGGCCCAGGTCGGCTTGGGCGAGCGCCTGGGAGACTGGCCCGCGCGCCTGTCCGGTGGACAGCGCCAGCGCGTGGCCCTGGCGCGCGCGCTGGTGCACAACCCGCGCCTGCTACTGCTCGACGAACCCCTGGGCGCCCTGGATGCGCTGACGCGCATCGAGATGCACGCATTGATCGAGGGCTTGTGGCTGCGCAATGGCTTCACGGCCTTGCTGGTCACGCACGACGTGCAGGAGGCCGTGGCCCTGGCCGACCGCGTGATCCTGATCGAGGACGGGCGCATCGCGCTCGACGAGCGCGTGCCCCTGCCGCGTCCCCGCGAGCGCGGCGCCGCGGCGTTCGCCGCGCTGGAAAACCGCATCCTGACCCGCGTGCTGCAGCAGACCGACAAAACCGCCGCGCACGAGACCGATCCGCCGGGCTGGCCCGGCGGGACCGGGGGCATCCCGGGCGGCATACCCGCCACCGGCCTGCGCTGGGCCATCTGA
- the ssuC gene encoding aliphatic sulfonate ABC transporter permease SsuC, which produces MSVPAHELQVTPLPDLSQEPGAPVGALLRGLALAVWLRLLPWLVPIALIVAWQLASTQGWLSTRVLPAPVDVAIAAWNLTASGELWTHVKVSAGRALAGLAIGGGLGLVLGLLTGTSRWLETLLDSSFQMLRNIPALAMIPLVILWFGIDESAKLFLIAISVFFPIYLNTFHGIRSVDPGLIEMGRTYGLNRWQLYRQIILPGALSSILVGLRFSLGLMWVILIVAETISAQSGIGYLTMNAREFLQTDIVLVGILLYALLGKLADVLARGLEHWWLRWHPGYSK; this is translated from the coding sequence ATGAGTGTCCCCGCGCATGAATTGCAAGTGACGCCGCTGCCGGACTTGAGCCAGGAGCCTGGTGCGCCTGTCGGTGCGCTGTTGCGCGGTCTGGCCCTGGCCGTCTGGTTGCGCCTGCTGCCCTGGCTGGTGCCGATCGCGCTGATCGTCGCCTGGCAACTCGCCTCGACTCAGGGCTGGCTGTCCACCCGCGTTCTGCCCGCTCCCGTGGACGTGGCCATCGCGGCCTGGAATCTCACGGCCTCGGGCGAGCTCTGGACCCATGTCAAGGTCAGCGCGGGTCGTGCCCTGGCCGGCCTGGCCATTGGCGGTGGCCTGGGGCTGGTGCTGGGCCTGCTGACGGGCACGTCGCGCTGGCTGGAGACGCTGCTCGATTCCAGCTTCCAGATGCTGCGCAACATTCCCGCGCTGGCAATGATTCCGCTGGTCATCCTCTGGTTCGGCATTGACGAGAGTGCCAAGCTGTTCCTGATCGCCATCTCGGTCTTCTTCCCGATCTACCTCAACACCTTCCACGGCATCCGCAGCGTGGATCCGGGCCTGATCGAGATGGGCCGCACCTATGGCCTGAACCGCTGGCAGCTCTACCGCCAGATCATCCTGCCGGGCGCGCTGTCGTCCATCCTGGTCGGCCTGCGGTTCTCGCTGGGCCTGATGTGGGTGATCCTGATCGTGGCCGAGACCATCTCCGCCCAGTCGGGCATCGGCTACCTGACCATGAACGCACGCGAGTTCCTGCAGACCGACATCGTGCTCGTGGGCATCCTGCTCTACGCCTTGCTGGGCAAGCTGGCCGACGTGCTCGCGCGAGGTCTTGAGCATTGGTGGTTGCGTTGGCACCCCGGATATAGCAAATGA
- a CDS encoding NAD(P)/FAD-dependent oxidoreductase — translation MQRRTFLRTVAAGAGAGALTTLAGCATPIGRARQRVVVIGGGYGGATAAKYLRLWTKGTAQELEVVLVEREATFISCPLSNLVLGGYETLENLTTSYDTLQRKHGVRVVRDEATAIDVAKKEVRLAHGDTLKYDRLIVSPGIDFLYNQTPGLESAEAQARVLHAWKAGAQTVALRRQLEALDNGGAYVLHIPKAPFRCPPGPYERVSQVASYFKAHKPRSKVIVLDANPDIVSKKGLFLKAWNELYPGLVEYRASNELVRVDAASLSIETSFDTVRAGVLNVVPPQQAGRIAQQAQLLNVGGRWAGVDFRSFESTVAPGVHVLGDATASAPGMPKSGFMANNHGKVAADAVIALLQGREVNPEPILANTCYSFVSETEVVHVASVHKWSAEQKTVVAVPGAGGLSPAANGLEGQYAKSWARNIWADALL, via the coding sequence CTGCAACGCAGAACTTTCCTGCGCACCGTCGCGGCCGGCGCGGGCGCCGGCGCCTTGACCACCCTGGCTGGGTGCGCCACCCCCATCGGTAGGGCGCGTCAGCGCGTGGTGGTGATCGGCGGAGGTTACGGCGGCGCGACGGCGGCCAAGTACCTGCGCTTGTGGACGAAGGGAACGGCGCAAGAACTTGAGGTGGTGCTGGTCGAGCGCGAGGCCACCTTCATCTCCTGCCCGCTGTCCAACCTCGTGCTGGGCGGCTACGAGACCCTCGAGAACCTGACCACGAGCTACGACACGCTGCAGCGCAAGCACGGTGTGCGCGTGGTGCGTGACGAAGCCACGGCCATCGACGTGGCCAAGAAGGAAGTGCGGCTGGCCCATGGAGACACATTGAAGTACGACCGCCTCATTGTCTCGCCGGGCATCGATTTCCTCTACAACCAGACGCCGGGGCTGGAAAGCGCCGAGGCGCAGGCCAGGGTGCTGCATGCGTGGAAGGCGGGTGCGCAGACGGTGGCCCTGCGCAGGCAGCTCGAGGCCCTGGACAACGGCGGTGCCTATGTGCTGCACATCCCCAAGGCGCCGTTCCGCTGCCCGCCCGGACCTTATGAACGCGTCTCGCAGGTCGCGTCCTACTTCAAGGCGCACAAGCCGCGCTCCAAGGTCATCGTGCTGGACGCCAATCCGGACATCGTCTCCAAGAAGGGTCTCTTCCTCAAGGCCTGGAACGAGTTGTACCCGGGCCTGGTCGAGTACCGGGCGAGCAACGAGCTGGTGCGCGTGGATGCCGCCAGCCTGTCCATCGAGACCAGCTTCGACACCGTGCGCGCGGGCGTGCTCAACGTGGTGCCGCCTCAGCAGGCGGGTCGCATCGCACAGCAGGCCCAACTGCTCAACGTGGGTGGACGCTGGGCGGGGGTGGACTTCCGCAGCTTCGAATCCACCGTCGCGCCGGGCGTGCACGTGCTGGGTGACGCCACGGCCTCGGCGCCGGGCATGCCCAAGTCCGGTTTCATGGCCAACAACCACGGCAAGGTCGCGGCGGACGCGGTGATCGCGTTGCTGCAGGGCCGCGAGGTCAACCCCGAGCCCATCCTCGCCAACACCTGCTACAGCTTCGTCTCCGAGACCGAGGTGGTGCACGTGGCCTCGGTCCACAAATGGAGCGCGGAGCAGAAGACCGTGGTGGCGGTGCCCGGTGCCGGCGGGCTGTCGCCGGCCGCCAATGGGCTGGAAGGGCAGTACGCCAAGTCCTGGGCGCGCAACATCTGGGCCGACGCGCTGCTCTGA
- a CDS encoding acyl-CoA dehydrogenase family protein: MDIKQSLEEQLALLCASLAATAVERDRRGGHAAAERALLRDSGLLTLAVPAKFGGQGERWPVILRAIRRIAAVDSSLAHLFAFQHLQVASLSFFGSEAQQQEWLTRTVRERWFWGNANNPADKRVTAVEFDEGLVLNGVKSFCSGAVGADVLLVSAHLECGRLIAATVPTDREGLQIQGDWNAIGQRQTDSGNVVFEDVLVYPEEVLNPGPGSSAWASLRSTLSQSMLVNIYLGIAEGAHQAARDHTRQWRRPWVLSNVEQATQDPYLLEKFGEFWVQLKAAEALAEQVAQQVEAAWQRGLALTAEERGAVSVAVATAKVVAARAALDIGSRLFEVAGTSSLHAPLGHDRFWRNARTHTLHDPIEYKLRDLGNWALNDVLPPPSAYT, translated from the coding sequence ATGGACATCAAGCAATCTCTGGAAGAACAACTCGCGCTGCTGTGTGCCAGCCTGGCGGCGACTGCCGTCGAACGTGATCGCCGGGGTGGCCACGCCGCCGCCGAGCGCGCCCTGTTGCGCGACAGCGGCCTGTTGACCCTGGCCGTGCCCGCGAAGTTCGGCGGGCAGGGCGAGCGCTGGCCCGTCATCCTGCGCGCCATCCGCCGCATCGCGGCGGTGGACAGTTCGCTGGCCCACCTCTTCGCCTTTCAGCACCTTCAAGTGGCCAGCCTGTCCTTCTTTGGCAGCGAGGCGCAGCAACAGGAATGGCTGACGCGCACCGTGCGCGAGCGCTGGTTCTGGGGCAATGCGAACAACCCGGCCGACAAGCGCGTCACGGCGGTGGAATTCGACGAAGGTCTGGTGCTCAATGGCGTCAAGAGCTTCTGCTCGGGCGCGGTGGGGGCCGACGTGCTGCTGGTCTCGGCCCACCTGGAATGCGGTCGGCTGATCGCGGCGACCGTGCCCACGGACCGCGAGGGTTTGCAGATCCAGGGCGACTGGAATGCCATCGGGCAGCGTCAGACGGACAGCGGCAACGTGGTCTTCGAGGACGTGCTGGTCTACCCCGAGGAGGTGCTGAACCCCGGCCCGGGCAGCAGTGCCTGGGCCTCGCTGCGCTCCACACTCTCTCAATCCATGCTGGTCAACATCTACCTCGGCATCGCCGAGGGCGCGCACCAGGCCGCGCGGGACCACACCCGCCAGTGGCGCCGGCCCTGGGTGCTGTCCAACGTAGAGCAGGCCACCCAGGACCCGTACCTGCTGGAGAAGTTTGGCGAATTCTGGGTGCAGCTCAAGGCCGCCGAAGCCCTGGCCGAACAGGTGGCGCAACAGGTCGAGGCGGCCTGGCAGCGTGGCCTGGCGCTCACGGCCGAGGAGCGTGGCGCCGTCTCGGTCGCGGTGGCCACGGCCAAGGTGGTGGCGGCGCGCGCCGCCCTGGACATCGGCAGCCGCCTGTTCGAGGTGGCGGGCACATCCTCGCTGCACGCGCCCCTGGGCCACGACCGTTTCTGGCGCAACGCCCGCACCCATACCCTGCACGACCCGATCGAGTACAAGCTGCGCGATCTTGGCAACTGGGCGCTGAACGACGTCTTGCCTCCGCCGTCCGCCTACACCTGA
- a CDS encoding amino acid ABC transporter permease — MPSFDFSLLLAGPYHEMLLAGLGMSLLLLAISLMLALPLAAALALVRLSPWAPLRAIGWLCVEVQRNIPPLAHLLFWYFAAPELLPEDFRAWLYDHNFEAIAAVVALTLYAAAFMGEDLRSGIRSVPAVQFEASRALGLGFLPTMRLVVLPQALRIATPPLLSQTLNLWKNSSLATVIGTAELMYAAAKVETETFRSFEAFAFATVCYLTVSLAIGALAAWFARRYPPRSL, encoded by the coding sequence ATGCCCTCCTTCGATTTCTCCCTGCTGCTGGCCGGCCCCTACCATGAGATGCTGCTGGCTGGCCTGGGTATGTCGCTGCTGCTGCTGGCCATCTCGCTGATGTTGGCCCTGCCGCTCGCGGCCGCCCTGGCCCTCGTGCGCCTGTCCCCCTGGGCGCCATTGCGCGCCATCGGCTGGCTCTGCGTCGAGGTGCAACGCAACATCCCGCCCCTGGCCCATCTGCTGTTCTGGTACTTCGCCGCACCGGAACTGCTGCCCGAAGATTTCCGCGCCTGGCTCTACGACCACAACTTCGAGGCCATCGCCGCCGTGGTCGCACTCACGCTCTACGCAGCGGCCTTCATGGGCGAGGACCTGCGCAGCGGCATCCGCTCCGTGCCCGCCGTGCAATTCGAGGCGAGCCGGGCCCTGGGCCTGGGTTTCCTGCCCACCATGCGCCTCGTGGTGCTGCCGCAGGCCCTGCGCATCGCCACGCCGCCCCTGCTGTCGCAGACGCTCAACCTCTGGAAGAACAGCAGCCTGGCCACCGTGATCGGCACGGCCGAGCTGATGTACGCCGCCGCCAAGGTCGAGACCGAGACCTTCCGCAGCTTCGAGGCCTTCGCCTTCGCGACCGTGTGCTACCTGACGGTCTCGCTGGCCATCGGCGCCCTGGCCGCCTGGTTCGCCCGCCGTTATCCGCCGCGCTCGCTGTGA
- a CDS encoding c-type cytochrome, whose protein sequence is MTNKLLFGSALLLALGLGTHAAAQGIDAQARVWAASCAACHGTNGAGGPTPGAIPVIAGQDRAVLLRKLLAYKKGELQATVMHQHAKGYSDDELERLAAFFAAQKP, encoded by the coding sequence ATGACGAATAAACTGCTTTTCGGATCGGCCTTGTTGCTGGCCCTCGGTCTCGGCACACATGCCGCCGCCCAGGGCATCGATGCCCAGGCCCGGGTCTGGGCCGCCAGCTGCGCGGCCTGTCATGGCACCAACGGGGCGGGGGGACCCACGCCAGGAGCGATTCCGGTCATCGCGGGCCAGGACCGGGCCGTGCTGCTGCGAAAGCTGCTGGCGTACAAGAAGGGCGAGCTGCAGGCCACGGTGATGCACCAGCACGCCAAGGGCTACAGCGATGACGAACTCGAACGCCTGGCGGCTTTCTTCGCCGCCCAGAAGCCTTGA
- a CDS encoding aliphatic sulfonate ABC transporter substrate-binding protein, giving the protein MSHVFNRRTVLGSMTALGSLYAAAPLLAQTTKTIRIGYQKSSTLISVLKLQGTLEKQLAPLGFQPSWHEFTSGLPLLEALNLDNIDFSADVADTVPVFAQAAGAQLTFVAQEAPSPSAQAILVPKDSPIRGLTDLKGKNVGFAKAAGVHYLLITALAKVGLSLADINARYLTPADGRAAFEKGAIDAWVVWDPFLSAARIQSGARVLADGDGLASYQRYYLASTRFAEASPKVLDVVYAELEKAGLWVKRQPKEAAALLGPFWGLDPTIVEQANGNRSYAVRAVTSERLVEQQKIADAFLAEKLLPKPVDALNAPLFKPSTAARAARGSAT; this is encoded by the coding sequence ATGTCTCATGTATTCAATCGGCGGACCGTGCTGGGGTCGATGACCGCGCTTGGTTCGTTGTACGCCGCGGCGCCCTTGCTCGCGCAGACCACCAAGACCATCCGCATCGGTTACCAGAAATCTTCCACGCTGATTTCGGTGCTCAAGCTGCAGGGCACGTTGGAGAAGCAGCTCGCGCCCTTGGGCTTTCAACCGAGCTGGCACGAGTTCACCAGCGGCCTGCCGCTGCTGGAGGCCTTGAACCTGGACAACATCGATTTCAGCGCTGACGTGGCCGACACCGTGCCCGTGTTCGCGCAGGCCGCGGGCGCGCAGCTGACCTTCGTGGCGCAGGAAGCGCCGTCGCCTTCGGCCCAGGCCATCCTGGTGCCTAAGGACTCGCCCATCCGCGGTCTGACCGACCTCAAGGGCAAGAACGTTGGTTTCGCCAAGGCGGCGGGCGTGCACTACCTGCTGATCACCGCGCTGGCCAAGGTCGGTCTTTCCCTGGCCGATATCAACGCCCGTTACCTGACGCCGGCCGACGGGCGCGCCGCCTTCGAGAAGGGTGCGATCGATGCCTGGGTGGTGTGGGACCCGTTCCTGTCGGCCGCCCGCATTCAGTCCGGCGCGCGCGTGCTGGCCGATGGCGATGGGCTGGCGTCCTACCAGCGTTATTACCTGGCGAGCACGCGTTTCGCCGAGGCCAGCCCCAAGGTGCTGGACGTGGTCTACGCCGAGCTTGAGAAGGCCGGACTGTGGGTCAAGCGTCAGCCCAAGGAGGCTGCGGCCTTGCTGGGTCCCTTCTGGGGACTGGACCCCACGATCGTCGAACAGGCCAATGGCAACCGCAGTTATGCCGTGCGCGCCGTCACGTCTGAGCGCCTGGTCGAGCAGCAGAAGATCGCCGACGCCTTCCTGGCCGAGAAATTGCTGCCCAAGCCGGTGGATGCGCTGAACGCGCCACTGTTCAAGCCATCCACGGCGGCCCGTGCCGCGCGAGGGTCAGCGACATGA
- a CDS encoding amino acid ABC transporter ATP-binding protein: MITFENVNKWYGPRHDYHALVDINETVTQGEIVVVCGPSGSGKSTLIRTLNRLEPIDSGRITLDSEDIHRKGLDLNAFRSRIGFVFQQFNLFPHLTALENCTLAPVYLKRTTKTEARERALALLDRVGLAHKADALPAQLSGGQQQRVAIARALAMQPPLMLFDEPTSALDPEMVGEVLQVMKDLARDGMTMVVVTHEMGFAREVADRVLFMDAGRVLERATPEAFFTQPEHPRARQFIADIRSH, translated from the coding sequence ATGATCACCTTCGAGAACGTCAACAAATGGTATGGCCCGCGCCATGACTACCACGCCCTGGTCGACATCAACGAGACCGTGACCCAGGGCGAAATCGTCGTGGTCTGCGGCCCCTCGGGCTCGGGCAAGTCGACGCTGATCCGCACCCTGAACCGGCTGGAGCCGATCGACAGCGGGCGCATCACGCTGGACAGCGAGGACATCCACCGCAAGGGCCTCGACCTCAACGCCTTCCGCTCGCGCATCGGTTTCGTGTTCCAACAGTTCAACCTGTTCCCACACCTCACGGCGCTGGAAAACTGCACTCTGGCACCGGTCTATCTCAAGCGGACCACGAAGACCGAGGCCCGCGAGCGCGCGCTCGCCCTGCTGGACCGCGTCGGACTGGCCCACAAGGCCGACGCGCTGCCGGCGCAGCTCTCGGGCGGGCAGCAGCAGCGCGTGGCCATCGCCCGCGCGCTGGCCATGCAGCCGCCGCTGATGCTGTTCGACGAGCCCACCAGCGCACTCGACCCTGAGATGGTGGGCGAGGTGCTGCAGGTCATGAAAGACCTGGCGCGGGATGGCATGACCATGGTGGTCGTCACGCACGAAATGGGGTTTGCCCGCGAGGTGGCCGACCGCGTGCTTTTCATGGACGCCGGCCGGGTGCTGGAACGCGCCACGCCGGAGGCCTTCTTCACCCAACCGGAACACCCGCGCGCGCGCCAGTTCATCGCGGACATCCGCAGCCACTGA
- a CDS encoding ABC transporter substrate-binding protein, with amino-acid sequence MRKRTFNTLIASAFATILSLGAATAHADQLADIKKKGVLVFGILGIDEPNSFVDPKTRQYIGYEVDLANAIAQKIGVKAEFKQVAVAARIPELQQGHVDLLAASLTHNKEREALIDFGLTHFVTGSKVVVAKKSGITSVHQLGGKKVVTVKGGTQEPNLKRVVPTADVVTFESTQQAFLALQQGKGVAYINDESSLYSDVLKLGPKGKDYVVLPENLNVEPLAIGIKKGETALKAVVDQTLRELESSGAADKLYEKWYGQGSKLKFGKRTWKIESDKVDG; translated from the coding sequence ATGCGCAAGCGCACTTTCAACACGCTGATCGCCTCGGCCTTCGCGACGATCCTGAGCCTGGGCGCCGCCACGGCCCATGCCGACCAGCTCGCCGACATCAAGAAAAAGGGCGTGCTCGTCTTCGGCATCCTGGGCATCGATGAACCCAACAGTTTCGTCGACCCCAAGACCCGTCAGTACATCGGCTACGAAGTCGACCTGGCCAACGCCATCGCCCAGAAGATTGGCGTCAAGGCCGAGTTCAAGCAGGTGGCCGTGGCCGCCCGCATTCCCGAACTGCAGCAGGGCCACGTGGATCTGCTGGCCGCGTCGCTCACCCACAACAAAGAACGCGAGGCCCTGATCGACTTCGGCCTGACCCACTTCGTCACCGGCTCCAAGGTGGTCGTCGCGAAAAAAAGCGGCATCACCAGCGTGCATCAGCTCGGCGGCAAGAAAGTGGTGACCGTCAAGGGCGGCACGCAGGAGCCCAACCTCAAGCGCGTCGTGCCCACCGCCGACGTGGTGACCTTCGAATCGACGCAGCAGGCCTTCCTGGCCCTGCAGCAGGGCAAGGGCGTCGCCTACATCAACGACGAGTCCTCGCTCTACAGCGACGTGCTCAAGCTTGGCCCCAAGGGCAAGGACTACGTCGTGCTGCCTGAAAACCTGAACGTCGAGCCCCTGGCCATCGGCATCAAGAAGGGCGAAACGGCGCTCAAGGCCGTGGTGGACCAGACCCTGCGCGAACTTGAAAGCTCGGGCGCGGCCGACAAGCTCTACGAGAAGTGGTACGGCCAGGGCAGCAAGCTCAAGTTCGGCAAGCGCACCTGGAAGATCGAGTCCGACAAGGTGGACGGCTGA
- a CDS encoding amino acid ABC transporter permease — MTFLEVIDNYWLYFLVGQYPEGPLGGLALTLLLSAAGLLAALPAGLALGLARVSPWRALRWPVTALVYVVRGTPLLMVVFWAYFFLPSVTGAKTDQFTTMLIALALFNGAYLAEVVRAGIQGLPRGQMESARSLGLSWLQAMRGVILPQALRNMLPSLVSQFVMTIKETSLGYIIGLNEVSFITSQINTQVFIYPVQLYLILGLSYFVLCFSLSRFAYWMERRLERKARPTPQPSVPATA, encoded by the coding sequence ATGACCTTTCTTGAAGTCATCGACAACTACTGGCTCTATTTCCTCGTCGGCCAGTACCCCGAAGGCCCGCTGGGCGGGCTCGCCCTCACCCTGCTGCTGTCCGCCGCCGGCCTGCTCGCCGCCCTGCCCGCGGGCCTGGCGCTGGGCCTGGCGCGGGTGAGCCCCTGGCGCGCCCTGCGCTGGCCCGTGACCGCTCTGGTCTACGTGGTGCGCGGCACGCCGCTGCTGATGGTGGTGTTCTGGGCCTATTTCTTCCTGCCCAGCGTGACGGGTGCGAAGACGGACCAGTTCACCACCATGCTGATCGCGCTGGCGCTGTTCAACGGTGCTTACCTGGCGGAAGTGGTGCGCGCGGGCATCCAGGGCCTGCCGCGCGGCCAGATGGAAAGCGCGCGATCGCTCGGCCTGTCCTGGCTGCAGGCCATGCGCGGGGTCATCCTGCCGCAGGCCCTGCGCAACATGCTGCCGTCGCTGGTCAGTCAGTTCGTGATGACCATCAAGGAAACCTCGCTGGGCTACATCATCGGCCTGAACGAGGTGTCCTTCATCACCTCGCAGATCAACACCCAGGTCTTCATCTACCCGGTACAGCTCTACCTGATCCTGGGCCTGAGCTATTTCGTGCTCTGCTTCAGCCTCTCGCGTTTCGCCTACTGGATGGAACGCCGGCTGGAACGCAAGGCACGGCCCACCCCGCAACCTTCCGTCCCCGCCACCGCATGA
- a CDS encoding helix-turn-helix domain-containing protein encodes MGTTASAPSDFSVFRTLSGSTATLTRATSLGAGLAISQWQRSGHETLGYDQPGHHTVSLYLQGGETSFRVGNALHGGAGKFCVLPAEHHSLWCMNDTVRFLHLYIAPERLAREAVLRLDCEPRALELRDRTYIHDDALTAACGTLLKADWQAPADRLAASSAAETVLHHLLHEEVKRKAAPPARGGLAPAVRRRVRDYIDAHLADPLSLDELAGVATLSTYHFARMFQASFGESPHAWVRARRLAHARGLLATGRSDLADVAQASGFGNASHLSRVFRDAYAITPGQFRSAVQLR; translated from the coding sequence GGTTTTCCGCACCCTGTCGGGCTCCACCGCGACGCTGACGCGCGCCACCTCGCTCGGCGCAGGCCTCGCCATCTCGCAATGGCAGCGCAGCGGCCACGAAACGCTGGGTTATGACCAACCCGGACACCACACCGTGTCGCTGTACCTGCAAGGCGGTGAAACCTCCTTCCGGGTCGGCAATGCCTTGCATGGCGGCGCGGGCAAATTCTGCGTGCTGCCCGCCGAACACCACTCGCTCTGGTGCATGAACGACACGGTGCGTTTCCTGCACCTTTACATCGCGCCCGAGCGCCTGGCGCGCGAAGCCGTGCTGCGGCTGGATTGCGAACCGCGCGCGCTGGAACTGCGCGACCGCACCTACATCCACGACGATGCGCTGACCGCCGCCTGCGGCACCCTGCTCAAGGCCGATTGGCAGGCCCCCGCCGACCGCCTGGCGGCCAGCAGCGCGGCGGAGACCGTGCTGCACCACCTGCTGCACGAGGAAGTGAAGCGCAAGGCCGCGCCGCCTGCGCGTGGCGGCCTGGCCCCCGCGGTGCGACGGCGGGTCCGGGACTACATCGACGCCCACCTGGCCGATCCGTTGAGCCTGGACGAGCTGGCCGGCGTGGCCACGCTGTCCACCTACCATTTCGCCCGCATGTTCCAGGCCTCATTCGGCGAATCACCACACGCCTGGGTGCGCGCCCGGCGTCTGGCCCACGCGCGCGGCCTGCTGGCCACCGGCCGGAGCGATCTGGCCGACGTGGCGCAGGCCTCGGGCTTCGGCAACGCCAGCCACCTGTCCCGCGTATTCCGTGATGCCTACGCCATCACCCCGGGTCAATTCCGTTCCGCCGTCCAGCTCAGATGA
- a CDS encoding TOBE domain-containing protein, translating to MSIQAINVRNQFRGKVKEIIRGDVLSEIDVETPWGIVTSVITTRSVNDLNLRPGSEVVALVKATEVSLAKI from the coding sequence ATGTCCATTCAAGCCATCAATGTCCGCAACCAGTTCCGCGGCAAGGTCAAGGAAATCATCCGCGGCGACGTGCTGTCGGAAATCGACGTCGAGACACCCTGGGGCATCGTGACCTCGGTGATCACCACGCGCTCAGTCAATGACCTGAACCTGCGTCCAGGCAGCGAGGTCGTTGCGCTGGTCAAGGCCACCGAAGTGTCGTTGGCGAAGATCTGA